One genomic segment of Triplophysa rosa linkage group LG22, Trosa_1v2, whole genome shotgun sequence includes these proteins:
- the LOC130545910 gene encoding chromodomain-helicase-DNA-binding protein 1-like isoform X2 → MAGRSEDESVSNSSGESSNSDDESGSGSGSGSSSSSSSSSSSRSGSSQSGSGSDSGSQSDSDSEKSKEKNDQGNKIDGAAFWKSNPSILTVQRTAMLRKQQLQQQQQQQLHHQPQSTSNSGSDEDSSSSDSDDDSKSKSKGSGSDSDSGSDSGSGSGSSESSAVEGNSEESVSDYDPSHKVKSRKPPNKASARNGKKSKALKQQPSPSSSDDEDDYKKALAGPRRQATVNVSYKEDEELKTDSDDLVEVCGEDVPPPEEDEFETLERVMEMRIGRKGATGAVTTVYAVEADGDPNATFDPNRQSGDVQYLIKWKNWSHIHNTWETEETLKQQNVKGMKKLDNFKKKEQDKKKWLKTASPEDVEYLNCQQELMDDLHSQYQLVERIIGHSNQKSAAGYPDYLCKWQGLPYFECSWEDGALIGRKFQKCINEYMSRNQCKTIPSRECKVLKQRPRFVPMKKQPHYIGGEGLELRDYQLDSLNWMAHSWCKGNSCILADEMGLGKTIQTISFLNYLFNEHQLYGPFLLVVPLSTLTSWQREIQLWAPQMNVVVYLGDINSRNMIRTHEWMHLQTKRLKLNILLTTYEILLKDKVRLLLSIRDVTISKSHCTIIPRYKVHGTVFVAIFIFSNILYVRPERPLCS, encoded by the exons ATGGCTGGACGCAGCGAGGATGAAAGTGTCAGTAACAGCAGTGGAGAGTCAAG taacTCAGATGATGAGTCTGGGTCAGGATCGGGATCTGGTTCCAGTTCCAGCAGCAGCAGTTCCAGCAGCAGCCGATCAGGAAGCAGCCAGTCGGGAAGTGGCTCAGATTCTGGGAGCCAATCAGACTCTGACTCTGAGAAGTCCAAGGAGAAAAATGATCAAGGCAACAAAATTGATGGAGCGGCG ttttggAAATCCAACCCCAGTATACTGACGGTGCAAAGGACGGCCATGCTCAGAAAACAACAgctacaacaacaacagcagcagcagctccATCATCAGCCACAGAGCACTTCTAACAGCGGCTCAGATGAG GACTCCTCTAGTAGTGACTCGGACGATGACTCAAAGAGCAAGAGTAAAGG gTCTGGATCAGACTCGGATTCGGGTTCAGATTCGGGTTCAGGAAGCGGTTCGTCTGAGTCCTCAGCAGTGGAGGGGAACAGTGAGGAGTCTGTGTCCGACTATGACCCCAGTCACAAAGTCAAGAGCAGGAAACCTCCAAACAA GGCAAGTGCAAGGAATGGCAAAAAGAGTAAAGCTTTAAAGCAGCAGCCCTCTCCCTCTTCCTCCGATGACGAAGACGATTATAAGAAAGCTCTCGCCGGCCCGCGGCGGCAGGCCACGGTCAACGTCAGCTACAAAGAGGACGAGGAACTGAAGACCGATTCAGATGACCTGGTGGAGGTGTGTGGAGAGGACGTCCCACCACCAGAAGAGGATGAGTTTGAGACACTAGAGAGGGTGATGGAGATGAGGATAGGGCGGAAAGGAG CGACGGGAGCAGTAACAACAGTTTACGCTGTGGAGGCAGACGGCGACCCCAACGCCACCTTTGACCCCAACAGACAGTCAGGAGACGTGCAATACTTGATCAAATGGAAGAACTGGTCCCACATTCACAACACCTGGGAGACGGAGGAAACCCTCAAACAACAGAACGTGAAGGGCATGAAGAAACTGGACAACTTCAAGAAAAAAGAGCAAGATAAGAAGAAATG GCTGAAAACGGCTTCACCTGAAGATGTGGAATACCTCAACTGTCAGCAGGAACTGATGGACGACCTGCATTCACAATACCAACTTGTAGAGCGAATCATCG GACATTCAAATCAGAAGTCGGCCGCCGGTTATCCAGATTACCTGTGTAAATGGCAGGGCCTGCCGTACTTCGAGTGCAGCTGGGAGGATGGAGCGCTCATCGGCAGAAAGTTTCAGAAGTGCATTAATGAGTACATGAGCCGAAACCAGTGTAAAACCATCCCATCCAGAGAATGCAAG GTTTTAAAACAGAGACCTCGGTTTGTGCCCATGAAGAAACAGCCTCACTATATCGGTGGAGAAGGTCTGGAGCTGCGGGATTATCAGCTGGACAGTCTGAACTGGATGGCCCATTCCTGGTGCAA AGGGAACAGTTGTATCCTAGCAGATGAAATGGGTTTGGGTAAAACCATCCAAACCATCAGTTTCCTGAATTACCTGTTTAATGAGCATCAGCTGTACGGACCCTTCCTGTTGGTGGTGCCGCTGTCCACGCTTACATCCTGGCAGAGAGAGATCCAGCTCTGGGCTCCACAGATGAACGTTGTCGTCTACCTGGGAGACATCAACAGCAGAAACATG ATCCGGACACATGAATGGATGCATCTGCAGACCAAACGCTTAAAGTTGAACATCCTTCTTACTACTTATGAAATTCTGCTCAAAGATAAGGTACGTCTTTTACTCtccattagggatgtaacgatatcaaaatctcactgtacgataatacctcggtataaagtccaCGGTACGGTGTTTGTTgcgatatttattttttctaacattctctatgttaggcccgaaAGACCTCTCTGTTCATAA
- the LOC130545910 gene encoding chromodomain-helicase-DNA-binding protein 1-like isoform X1, translated as MAGRSEDESVSNSSGESSNSDDESGSGSGSGSSSSSSSSSSSRSGSSQSGSGSDSGSQSDSDSEKSKEKNDQGNKIDGAAFWKSNPSILTVQRTAMLRKQQLQQQQQQQLHHQPQSTSNSGSDEDSSSSDSDDDSKSKSKGSGSDSDSGSDSGSGSGSSESSAVEGNSEESVSDYDPSHKVKSRKPPNKASARNGKKSKALKQQPSPSSSDDEDDYKKALAGPRRQATVNVSYKEDEELKTDSDDLVEVCGEDVPPPEEDEFETLERVMEMRIGRKGATGAVTTVYAVEADGDPNATFDPNRQSGDVQYLIKWKNWSHIHNTWETEETLKQQNVKGMKKLDNFKKKEQDKKKWLKTASPEDVEYLNCQQELMDDLHSQYQLVERIIGEEALSSPDFEETHTVFVYFCCGLKLAGHSNQKSAAGYPDYLCKWQGLPYFECSWEDGALIGRKFQKCINEYMSRNQCKTIPSRECKVLKQRPRFVPMKKQPHYIGGEGLELRDYQLDSLNWMAHSWCKGNSCILADEMGLGKTIQTISFLNYLFNEHQLYGPFLLVVPLSTLTSWQREIQLWAPQMNVVVYLGDINSRNMIRTHEWMHLQTKRLKLNILLTTYEILLKDKVRLLLSIRDVTISKSHCTIIPRYKVHGTVFVAIFIFSNILYVRPERPLCS; from the exons ATGGCTGGACGCAGCGAGGATGAAAGTGTCAGTAACAGCAGTGGAGAGTCAAG taacTCAGATGATGAGTCTGGGTCAGGATCGGGATCTGGTTCCAGTTCCAGCAGCAGCAGTTCCAGCAGCAGCCGATCAGGAAGCAGCCAGTCGGGAAGTGGCTCAGATTCTGGGAGCCAATCAGACTCTGACTCTGAGAAGTCCAAGGAGAAAAATGATCAAGGCAACAAAATTGATGGAGCGGCG ttttggAAATCCAACCCCAGTATACTGACGGTGCAAAGGACGGCCATGCTCAGAAAACAACAgctacaacaacaacagcagcagcagctccATCATCAGCCACAGAGCACTTCTAACAGCGGCTCAGATGAG GACTCCTCTAGTAGTGACTCGGACGATGACTCAAAGAGCAAGAGTAAAGG gTCTGGATCAGACTCGGATTCGGGTTCAGATTCGGGTTCAGGAAGCGGTTCGTCTGAGTCCTCAGCAGTGGAGGGGAACAGTGAGGAGTCTGTGTCCGACTATGACCCCAGTCACAAAGTCAAGAGCAGGAAACCTCCAAACAA GGCAAGTGCAAGGAATGGCAAAAAGAGTAAAGCTTTAAAGCAGCAGCCCTCTCCCTCTTCCTCCGATGACGAAGACGATTATAAGAAAGCTCTCGCCGGCCCGCGGCGGCAGGCCACGGTCAACGTCAGCTACAAAGAGGACGAGGAACTGAAGACCGATTCAGATGACCTGGTGGAGGTGTGTGGAGAGGACGTCCCACCACCAGAAGAGGATGAGTTTGAGACACTAGAGAGGGTGATGGAGATGAGGATAGGGCGGAAAGGAG CGACGGGAGCAGTAACAACAGTTTACGCTGTGGAGGCAGACGGCGACCCCAACGCCACCTTTGACCCCAACAGACAGTCAGGAGACGTGCAATACTTGATCAAATGGAAGAACTGGTCCCACATTCACAACACCTGGGAGACGGAGGAAACCCTCAAACAACAGAACGTGAAGGGCATGAAGAAACTGGACAACTTCAAGAAAAAAGAGCAAGATAAGAAGAAATG GCTGAAAACGGCTTCACCTGAAGATGTGGAATACCTCAACTGTCAGCAGGAACTGATGGACGACCTGCATTCACAATACCAACTTGTAGAGCGAATCATCGGTGAGGAAGCTCTCAGCTCTCCGGATTTTGAGGAAACGCAcacagtgtttgtttatttctgctgtGGTCTTAAACTTGCAGGACATTCAAATCAGAAGTCGGCCGCCGGTTATCCAGATTACCTGTGTAAATGGCAGGGCCTGCCGTACTTCGAGTGCAGCTGGGAGGATGGAGCGCTCATCGGCAGAAAGTTTCAGAAGTGCATTAATGAGTACATGAGCCGAAACCAGTGTAAAACCATCCCATCCAGAGAATGCAAG GTTTTAAAACAGAGACCTCGGTTTGTGCCCATGAAGAAACAGCCTCACTATATCGGTGGAGAAGGTCTGGAGCTGCGGGATTATCAGCTGGACAGTCTGAACTGGATGGCCCATTCCTGGTGCAA AGGGAACAGTTGTATCCTAGCAGATGAAATGGGTTTGGGTAAAACCATCCAAACCATCAGTTTCCTGAATTACCTGTTTAATGAGCATCAGCTGTACGGACCCTTCCTGTTGGTGGTGCCGCTGTCCACGCTTACATCCTGGCAGAGAGAGATCCAGCTCTGGGCTCCACAGATGAACGTTGTCGTCTACCTGGGAGACATCAACAGCAGAAACATG ATCCGGACACATGAATGGATGCATCTGCAGACCAAACGCTTAAAGTTGAACATCCTTCTTACTACTTATGAAATTCTGCTCAAAGATAAGGTACGTCTTTTACTCtccattagggatgtaacgatatcaaaatctcactgtacgataatacctcggtataaagtccaCGGTACGGTGTTTGTTgcgatatttattttttctaacattctctatgttaggcccgaaAGACCTCTCTGTTCATAA